In Streptomyces sp. 840.1, one DNA window encodes the following:
- a CDS encoding PHB depolymerase family esterase, with product MRPPILRRLFRRAASTAVLGLLAATLSTTAAQPAAAAGGLQQVTGFGSNPGNLQMYEYTPAGLPANAPLVVALHGCTQTADAYYADSGWAELADRWGFDVVFPQTTAANNALSCFGWFDPAEDSRGKGEAASVVQMVEKAKQSRGSDAGRVYVTGLSAGGGMTADLLAAYPDVFAGGSVASGLPAQCATSQAAASGCQTGPQKLSPAQWGDKVRAAYPGYSGPRPRVAIWQGTSDYTVYPANATALRDQWTDVWGIGQTPSATDTLPGSTTRSVYNDSAGRPAVETYTVSGMGHGLAVSPGSGAEQCGRTAAYFLNAICSSYYTGVFWGLDGGTPGGGDDGLPAPAGVTVTGTTGTTASLSWNAVGGAASYALYRDGTKVASPAGTTHTDTGLTAGTAYRYTVAAVDSGGTAGTASAQVTATTTGGSAPARCWTATNYAQVAAGRARTTGGYVYANGSGANMGLYNVFVTHTLKESPAGYFVIADSGCTAG from the coding sequence GTGCGCCCACCGATCCTGAGACGTCTCTTCCGCCGCGCCGCGTCCACGGCCGTCCTCGGCCTGCTCGCGGCCACGCTGAGCACCACGGCCGCCCAGCCGGCCGCCGCGGCCGGGGGCCTCCAGCAGGTCACCGGCTTCGGCTCCAACCCCGGCAACCTCCAGATGTACGAGTACACGCCGGCCGGTCTCCCCGCGAACGCGCCCCTGGTCGTCGCCCTGCACGGCTGTACGCAGACGGCCGACGCGTACTACGCCGACTCCGGCTGGGCGGAGCTGGCCGACCGGTGGGGCTTCGACGTCGTCTTCCCGCAGACCACGGCCGCGAACAACGCGCTCTCCTGCTTCGGCTGGTTCGACCCGGCCGAGGACAGCCGGGGCAAGGGCGAGGCCGCCTCGGTCGTGCAGATGGTGGAGAAGGCGAAGCAGAGCCGGGGCTCGGACGCCGGCCGGGTGTACGTCACCGGTCTCTCGGCGGGCGGCGGCATGACCGCGGACCTGCTGGCCGCCTACCCGGACGTGTTCGCGGGCGGCTCGGTGGCCTCGGGGCTGCCCGCGCAGTGCGCGACGAGCCAGGCGGCGGCCTCCGGCTGCCAGACCGGGCCGCAGAAGCTCAGCCCCGCCCAGTGGGGCGACAAGGTCCGCGCCGCCTATCCCGGCTACAGCGGCCCCCGGCCCCGGGTGGCGATCTGGCAGGGCACCTCGGACTACACCGTGTACCCGGCCAACGCCACGGCCCTGCGCGACCAGTGGACGGACGTCTGGGGCATCGGCCAGACCCCGTCCGCCACCGACACCCTCCCCGGCAGCACCACGCGCAGCGTCTACAACGACTCGGCGGGCCGGCCGGCCGTGGAGACGTACACCGTCTCCGGCATGGGCCACGGCCTTGCGGTGAGCCCCGGTTCGGGGGCCGAGCAGTGCGGGAGGACGGCCGCGTACTTCCTGAACGCGATCTGCTCCTCGTACTACACGGGCGTCTTCTGGGGACTGGACGGCGGCACCCCGGGCGGGGGCGACGACGGGCTGCCGGCCCCGGCCGGCGTGACCGTCACCGGCACCACCGGCACCACCGCCTCCCTGTCCTGGAACGCGGTCGGGGGAGCCGCCTCCTACGCGCTCTACCGCGACGGGACCAAGGTCGCCTCGCCGGCCGGCACGACCCACACGGACACCGGCCTCACCGCCGGGACCGCCTACCGCTACACCGTGGCGGCCGTGGACTCCGGGGGCACGGCGGGCACCGCATCGGCGCAGGTGACGGCGACCACCACCGGCGGCAGCGCACCCGCCCGGTGCTGGACGGCCACCAACTACGCGCAGGTGGCCGCGGGCCGGGCCCGCACCACCGGCGGGTACGTCTACGCCAACGGCTCCGGGGCGAACATGGGCCTGTACAACGTCTTCGTCACCCACACGCTCAAGGAGTCGCCCGCGGGGTACTTCGTGATCGCGGACAGCGGCTGCACCGCGGGCTGA
- a CDS encoding alpha/beta fold hydrolase — protein sequence MIPYEEIKVPVTGGELAAVRWPAAGPDAPVVVALHGITANALSWGTVARQLAGRVTLVAPDLRGRAGSSGLPGPYGIAAHADDTAALTEALGADRVVLAGHSMGAFVAALASVRHPERFGPLLLVDGGIGFPAPTHLSPDELMTAVIGPAMDRLSMTFADRAAYRAFWRAHPAFAGAWSDEVDAYIQRDLTGAEPALRSSCRIEAVRTDGVGLFDEEVLSAVRKLPVGATLLWAARGLMDEEQGLYDEERLAAADLAGTRLTPVAAGDVNHYTVLTGEAGARDIADRLVAYARA from the coding sequence GTGATTCCGTACGAAGAGATCAAGGTCCCCGTCACCGGGGGCGAACTGGCGGCCGTGCGCTGGCCGGCCGCCGGGCCGGACGCGCCGGTGGTGGTCGCCCTGCACGGCATCACGGCCAACGCGCTCTCCTGGGGCACGGTGGCCCGGCAGCTGGCCGGTCGCGTCACCCTGGTCGCCCCGGACCTGCGCGGCAGGGCGGGGAGTTCGGGGCTGCCCGGCCCGTACGGCATCGCCGCCCACGCCGACGACACCGCGGCCCTGACCGAGGCGCTGGGCGCGGACCGGGTGGTGCTGGCGGGCCACTCGATGGGGGCGTTCGTCGCGGCGCTCGCCTCGGTGCGCCACCCGGAGCGCTTCGGTCCGCTGCTGCTCGTCGACGGCGGCATCGGCTTCCCGGCGCCCACGCACCTGTCGCCGGACGAGCTGATGACGGCGGTGATCGGCCCGGCGATGGACCGGCTGTCGATGACGTTCGCGGACCGGGCCGCCTACCGGGCCTTCTGGCGGGCGCACCCGGCGTTCGCGGGCGCCTGGTCGGACGAGGTGGACGCCTACATCCAGCGCGACCTGACGGGCGCGGAACCGGCCCTGCGCTCGTCGTGCCGGATCGAGGCGGTCCGCACGGACGGCGTCGGCCTCTTCGACGAGGAGGTGCTCTCGGCGGTACGGAAGCTGCCCGTCGGGGCGACGCTGCTGTGGGCGGCGCGCGGCCTGATGGACGAGGAGCAGGGCCTGTACGACGAGGAGCGCCTCGCGGCGGCGGATCTCGCCGGGACCCGGCTGACGCCGGTGGCGGCGGGGGACGTGAACCACTACACGGTGCTCACCGGCGAGGCGGGCGCGCGCGACATCGCGGACCGGCTGGTGGCGTACGCGCGGGCCTGA
- a CDS encoding branched-chain amino acid ABC transporter permease: protein MSTAIETPDRTDGRSPAAPAPPGPPRLLRWWPAAVLLLLVVAPYSAVPVPGLLDGPLGSAGSLQLIATCLLFGALATGYDLLLGRTGLLSFGHALYFAAGSYATNVFLLEAGLPFAAAALLGLCFGIALALVLGSVSLRVTGIGFSMVTLAFAQAGSILVSRNPGGITGGEEGRAAPAGLLPSWLVGIDNTANLYWIALAYLVLTLGVVHWAVRSPTGRVWEGIRENERRVEVLGLKPYGFKLTAFVLAGALAALGGIVHLLLTGGSTPQTTTSDFTLSLLVMVVLGGSGTRWGPMAGGILYTWADHRLGDLAGSGAVAGLPAVLRIPLSQPLFLLGVLFVAVVRLLPGGLARLPSRLAASRRRGPAEEIPPRTPPRKENGNP, encoded by the coding sequence GTGAGCACCGCCATCGAGACACCGGACCGCACCGACGGCCGCTCCCCGGCCGCCCCCGCGCCCCCGGGCCCGCCCCGGCTGCTGCGCTGGTGGCCCGCCGCCGTCCTGCTCCTCCTGGTCGTCGCGCCCTACAGCGCCGTACCCGTACCGGGCCTGCTGGACGGGCCGCTCGGCAGCGCAGGAAGCCTGCAACTCATCGCCACCTGCCTGCTGTTCGGTGCCCTGGCCACCGGCTACGACCTGCTGCTCGGGCGCACCGGACTGCTCTCCTTCGGCCACGCCCTGTACTTCGCGGCGGGCAGCTACGCCACCAACGTGTTCCTGCTGGAGGCGGGGCTCCCCTTCGCGGCCGCCGCGCTCCTCGGGCTCTGCTTCGGGATCGCGCTGGCCCTCGTCCTGGGCTCGGTGAGCCTGCGCGTCACCGGCATCGGCTTCTCCATGGTGACGCTGGCCTTCGCCCAGGCGGGCTCGATCCTGGTCTCCCGCAACCCGGGCGGCATCACCGGCGGCGAGGAGGGCCGGGCGGCACCGGCCGGCCTGCTGCCCTCCTGGCTCGTCGGCATCGACAACACGGCGAACCTGTACTGGATCGCGCTCGCCTACCTCGTCCTCACCCTGGGCGTCGTCCACTGGGCGGTCCGCTCCCCCACCGGGCGTGTCTGGGAGGGCATCAGGGAGAACGAGCGCCGGGTCGAGGTGCTGGGGCTGAAGCCGTACGGGTTCAAGCTGACGGCCTTCGTCCTCGCGGGCGCTCTCGCCGCGCTCGGCGGCATCGTGCACCTGCTGCTGACCGGCGGCTCCACCCCGCAGACGACCACGTCCGACTTCACGCTCTCGCTGCTGGTGATGGTGGTGCTGGGCGGCTCCGGGACCCGCTGGGGCCCGATGGCCGGCGGCATCCTCTACACCTGGGCCGACCACCGGCTCGGCGACCTGGCCGGTTCGGGCGCGGTGGCCGGTCTCCCGGCGGTGCTCCGAATCCCGCTCTCCCAGCCGCTGTTCCTGCTGGGCGTACTGTTCGTGGCCGTGGTACGCCTGCTGCCCGGCGGGCTCGCCCGACTGCCCTCCAGGCTCGCCGCGTCGCGCCGGCGCGGGCCCGCCGAGGAGATCCCGCCCCGCACCCCGCCCCGGAAGGAGAACGGAAACCCGTGA
- a CDS encoding branched-chain amino acid ABC transporter permease has protein sequence MSTIVLLTMTGLGLGALYFLIASGLSLIFGLMDVLNFAHGALLSIGAYGTWWAASGNLPGAGPGGAGFVLAVLFGTAVGTAAAVLLELAVVRPLYTRPREQVLATVGVGLAVPALLSGIWGADARTFPGPEALSGTFGLLGAQVPVNRLVLVAAAVVVLVALRLFLGRTRHGLVVRAGVEDRAMVTALGIDVRRAFTLVFAIGGCAAALGGALGGLYFGSVDPRQGTSLLIFAFVVVVTGGMGSVTGAAAASVVIGLVQQFANYYTAAGFGDLAVVVLLAALLLIRPRGLTGRLA, from the coding sequence ATGTCCACCATCGTGCTGCTCACCATGACCGGACTCGGTCTGGGAGCCCTCTACTTCCTCATCGCGTCCGGACTCTCGCTGATCTTCGGCCTGATGGACGTGCTCAACTTCGCGCACGGCGCGCTGCTCTCCATCGGCGCGTACGGCACCTGGTGGGCGGCGTCCGGGAACCTGCCCGGCGCGGGCCCCGGCGGGGCCGGCTTCGTCCTCGCGGTGCTGTTCGGCACGGCGGTGGGCACCGCGGCCGCCGTGCTCCTGGAACTCGCCGTCGTCCGGCCCCTCTACACCCGGCCGCGCGAGCAGGTGCTCGCCACCGTCGGGGTGGGGCTCGCGGTCCCCGCGCTGCTGTCCGGGATCTGGGGCGCGGACGCCCGGACCTTCCCCGGGCCCGAGGCGCTGTCCGGCACCTTCGGGCTGCTGGGCGCGCAGGTCCCGGTCAACCGGCTCGTCCTGGTGGCGGCGGCGGTCGTGGTCCTGGTGGCGCTGCGCCTCTTCCTGGGCCGGACCCGGCACGGCCTCGTCGTACGGGCCGGGGTCGAGGACCGGGCGATGGTCACCGCGCTCGGCATCGACGTCCGCAGGGCATTCACCCTCGTCTTCGCGATCGGGGGCTGCGCCGCCGCGCTGGGCGGGGCGCTCGGCGGGCTGTACTTCGGCTCGGTCGACCCCCGCCAGGGCACCTCGCTGCTGATCTTCGCGTTCGTCGTGGTGGTCACCGGCGGCATGGGCTCGGTGACCGGCGCCGCCGCGGCGTCCGTGGTCATCGGCCTGGTCCAGCAGTTCGCCAACTACTACACCGCGGCGGGATTCGGCGACCTGGCGGTCGTCGTCCTGCTCGCCGCGCTGCTGCTGATCCGCCCGCGCGGACTGACGGGGAGGCTCGCGTGA
- a CDS encoding ABC transporter ATP-binding protein → MSEPPLLDVRDLRVLIGGRHILHGVALDAAAHGVTALLGRNGAGKTTTVRGVMGLVPRTGSVRLDGEETVALPTHAVVRRGVGYAPEDRGVFAGLSVAENLRLAERRGAGEPDYPLVHELFPELKQRARQLAGTLSGGQQQMVAIGRTLLNANRLIIADEPTKGLAPKVVTEVARVLERAAEAVPVLLVEQNLAVVRRLAGHCVVLADGRTVHRGPAVELLGDAEAARRLLGVGHGPATGAPFMEADS, encoded by the coding sequence GTGAGCGAGCCGCCCCTGCTCGACGTACGGGACCTGCGGGTCCTGATCGGCGGCAGGCACATCCTGCACGGCGTCGCCCTGGACGCCGCCGCCCACGGCGTGACCGCGCTGCTGGGCCGCAACGGCGCCGGGAAGACCACCACCGTCCGGGGCGTCATGGGCCTCGTCCCGCGCACCGGCAGCGTCCGGCTGGACGGCGAGGAGACCGTGGCACTGCCCACCCACGCCGTGGTGCGGCGGGGCGTGGGCTACGCCCCGGAGGACCGGGGGGTCTTCGCCGGGCTGAGCGTGGCGGAGAACCTGCGGCTGGCCGAACGGCGCGGCGCGGGTGAGCCCGACTACCCCCTTGTCCATGAACTCTTCCCCGAACTCAAGCAGCGAGCAAGGCAGTTGGCCGGGACGCTGTCCGGCGGCCAGCAGCAGATGGTCGCCATCGGCCGCACCCTGCTCAACGCCAACCGGCTGATCATCGCGGACGAGCCGACCAAGGGCCTCGCGCCGAAGGTGGTCACCGAGGTGGCGCGGGTGCTGGAGCGGGCCGCCGAGGCGGTGCCGGTGCTGCTCGTGGAGCAGAACCTCGCCGTGGTACGCCGGCTCGCCGGGCACTGCGTGGTGCTGGCCGACGGCCGTACCGTCCACCGGGGCCCGGCCGTCGAGCTGCTCGGCGACGCGGAGGCGGCCCGCCGGCTGCTCGGCGTGGGACACGGCCCGGCCACCGGAGCACCCTTCATGGAGGCGGATTCCTGA
- a CDS encoding ABC transporter ATP-binding protein gives MTAPHPLGRRDGRADAADSTGPVLRLDGLGWSVGGATILKDITLDVREGEFLAFIGPNGAGKTSLFNLISGLVMPTSGTVTLDGADLTDRPAHVRARRGIGRTFQTSSLWPAMTVAGHVRLAAQAARGGSYRFWRRADPFTAEVTGVLERTGLGHRAGATAAELSHGEKRKLELAVLLVGEPRLMLLDEPMAGVSAEEVPALTELIRTLHREEGRTVLMVEHHMDVLLGLADRLAVMHHGRLLALDTPEAVTADSTVQQAYLGEGL, from the coding sequence ATGACCGCACCGCACCCCCTCGGCCGGCGGGACGGCCGGGCGGACGCCGCGGACTCCACCGGTCCCGTGCTCCGCCTCGACGGGCTGGGCTGGAGCGTCGGTGGCGCGACGATCCTGAAGGACATCACGCTCGACGTCCGCGAGGGCGAGTTCCTCGCCTTCATCGGCCCCAACGGGGCCGGAAAGACCTCCCTGTTCAACCTGATCAGCGGACTCGTCATGCCGACCTCGGGCACGGTCACGCTGGACGGCGCCGACCTGACCGACCGGCCCGCGCACGTCCGCGCCCGGCGCGGCATCGGCCGGACGTTCCAGACGTCCAGCCTCTGGCCCGCGATGACGGTGGCCGGCCACGTCCGGCTGGCCGCGCAGGCCGCCCGGGGCGGCTCGTACCGGTTCTGGCGGCGCGCCGACCCGTTCACCGCCGAGGTGACCGGCGTACTGGAGCGCACCGGTCTCGGCCACCGGGCCGGGGCCACCGCCGCCGAACTGTCGCACGGCGAGAAGCGGAAGCTGGAGCTGGCCGTGCTGCTGGTCGGCGAGCCCCGGCTGATGCTGCTCGACGAGCCGATGGCCGGGGTGAGCGCCGAGGAGGTCCCCGCGCTCACCGAACTGATCCGCACCCTGCACCGGGAGGAGGGGCGCACCGTCCTGATGGTCGAGCACCACATGGACGTGCTCCTCGGTCTGGCCGACCGGCTCGCGGTGATGCACCACGGGCGGCTGCTGGCCCTGGACACCCCGGAGGCCGTCACCGCCGACAGCACCGTCCAACAGGCCTACCTCGGGGAGGGGTTGTGA
- a CDS encoding substrate-binding domain-containing protein, which yields MRRRASGTSRARTTGGATRTARPAALPAVAALAAAGLLLTGCSAAGKAGSEDAGAGKSGGASSVKVGLVYSRTGLLADYGKQYRDGFMAGLDYATKGTGEVAGHRIEVTEQDDAGDPGKAVSAAKNLIGKGYKVLAGTTDSGVALQMAPLAAQNKVLYISGPAATDAVTGINDYTFRSGRQSYQDILTAGAMLGDAEDKKVTVLAQDSTFGQANVAAVEAVLGAKGAKVGSVLAPPSATDLTPFARQVKAGGPDLVFVAWAGSTAPALWTALDQQGVLGAGKVVTGLAGTASYPVFGAAGAKVSFLAHYFPGAGGGNAVEKAMLGSVRKAGGTPDLFTPDGFTAAQMVVRAVAGGSATDPAAMAKALEGWTFDGVKGREQVRAEDHALVQPMFVARLTGKGAAAKPELLDTEPMDAVAPPVKPSAG from the coding sequence ATGCGTCGCAGAGCCAGCGGTACGAGCAGAGCCCGCACAACCGGCGGGGCCACCCGCACCGCCCGCCCCGCAGCCCTGCCGGCCGTCGCCGCACTGGCCGCCGCCGGCCTGCTGCTGACCGGGTGCAGCGCCGCCGGGAAGGCGGGCAGCGAGGACGCCGGGGCCGGGAAGTCCGGCGGCGCGTCGAGTGTGAAGGTGGGCCTGGTCTACTCGCGGACCGGGCTGCTCGCGGACTACGGCAAGCAGTACCGGGACGGCTTCATGGCCGGCCTGGACTACGCCACCAAGGGCACCGGCGAGGTCGCGGGCCACCGCATCGAGGTCACCGAGCAGGACGACGCGGGCGACCCCGGCAAGGCCGTCTCGGCGGCGAAGAACCTGATCGGCAAGGGCTACAAGGTGCTGGCCGGCACCACCGACTCCGGCGTCGCCCTCCAGATGGCGCCGCTCGCCGCCCAGAACAAGGTGCTGTACATCAGCGGGCCGGCCGCCACCGACGCGGTGACCGGCATCAACGACTACACCTTCCGCTCGGGCCGCCAGTCCTACCAGGACATCCTCACGGCGGGCGCGATGCTCGGGGACGCCGAGGACAAGAAGGTCACCGTGCTCGCCCAGGACTCCACCTTCGGCCAGGCGAACGTCGCCGCGGTCGAGGCGGTGCTCGGCGCGAAGGGCGCGAAGGTGGGCTCCGTGCTGGCGCCGCCCAGCGCGACGGACCTGACGCCGTTCGCCCGGCAGGTCAAGGCGGGCGGGCCGGATCTGGTCTTCGTGGCCTGGGCCGGCTCCACCGCGCCGGCCCTGTGGACCGCGCTGGACCAGCAGGGTGTGCTGGGCGCGGGCAAGGTCGTCACCGGGCTGGCCGGGACCGCCTCGTACCCGGTGTTCGGGGCGGCCGGGGCCAAGGTGTCGTTCCTGGCGCACTACTTCCCGGGCGCGGGCGGCGGCAACGCGGTGGAGAAGGCGATGCTCGGCTCGGTGCGGAAGGCCGGCGGCACCCCCGACCTGTTCACCCCGGACGGCTTCACCGCGGCCCAGATGGTCGTGCGCGCCGTGGCCGGGGGCAGCGCCACCGACCCGGCCGCGATGGCGAAGGCGCTGGAGGGCTGGACCTTCGACGGGGTGAAGGGCAGGGAGCAGGTCCGGGCCGAGGACCACGCCCTGGTGCAGCCGATGTTCGTGGCCCGGCTGACCGGCAAGGGCGCCGCCGCGAAGCCGGAGCTGCTGGACACCGAGCCGATGGACGCCGTGGCGCCGCCGGTGAAGCCCTCGGCGGGCTGA
- a CDS encoding TetR family transcriptional regulator, which yields MTAEARPASPPLTERQEARRRRILHASAQLASRGGFEAVQMREVAEAAGVALGTLYRYFPSKVHLLVATMQDQLQHMHGTLRKRPPAGADAADRVADTLMRAFRALQREPHLADAMVRALTFADRSVSPEVDTVSRLTTAIILDSMGLEHPTPEQLSAVRVIEHTWHSALITWLSGRASIAQVKIDIETVCRLIDVTAPDQGR from the coding sequence ATGACAGCGGAAGCCAGACCGGCATCGCCGCCCCTGACGGAACGCCAGGAGGCCCGCCGCCGCCGCATCCTGCACGCCAGTGCGCAGCTCGCCAGCAGGGGCGGTTTCGAGGCCGTCCAGATGCGCGAGGTGGCGGAGGCCGCCGGGGTCGCCCTGGGCACCCTGTACCGCTACTTCCCGTCCAAGGTCCACCTGCTGGTCGCCACCATGCAGGACCAGCTCCAGCACATGCACGGCACGCTGCGCAAACGTCCCCCCGCCGGGGCCGACGCCGCGGACCGGGTCGCCGACACCCTGATGCGGGCGTTCCGCGCGCTCCAGCGGGAACCGCATCTGGCGGACGCGATGGTGCGCGCGCTGACCTTCGCGGACCGCAGCGTGAGCCCCGAGGTGGACACCGTCTCGCGGCTCACGACGGCGATCATCCTGGACTCGATGGGCCTTGAGCACCCGACGCCCGAGCAGCTCTCGGCCGTCCGGGTGATCGAGCACACCTGGCACTCGGCGCTGATCACCTGGCTGTCCGGCCGGGCGTCGATCGCACAGGTGAAGATAGACATCGAGACGGTGTGCCGGCTGATCGACGTGACAGCGCCGGATCAGGGCCGCTGA
- a CDS encoding glycosyltransferase family 4 protein: MTAEAIESGPRTGVGTSDTEAGTEGDRPLRIALLTYKGNPFCGGQGVYVRHLARELARLGHSVEVIGAQPYPVLDEGVPLTELPSLDLYRQPDPFRTPKRGEYRDWIDAAEVATMWTGGFPEPLTFSLRARRHLVARSGEFDVIHDNQTLGYGLLADLGAPLVTTIHHPITVDRKLDLDAAPTRRRRASVRRWYAFTRMQKRVARRLPSVLTVSGSSKQEIVEHLGVEPGRVHVVHIGADTDLWSPDPAVPEVEGRIVTTSSADVPLKGLVHLVEALAKLRTENPEAHLVVVGRRAEDGPVAQAIERHGLGDAVEFVKGISDAELVDLVRGAQIACVPSLYEGFSLPAAEAMATGTPLVATTGGAIPEVAGPDGETCLAVPPADAGALADALGRLLRDPALRERLGAAGRARVLARFTWKQAAIGTAALYREAIAARAAAGPDGRR; the protein is encoded by the coding sequence GTGACCGCTGAGGCCATAGAGTCGGGCCCCCGCACGGGCGTCGGTACGTCGGACACGGAGGCAGGCACCGAAGGCGACCGGCCGTTGCGCATCGCACTCCTCACCTACAAGGGCAACCCCTTCTGCGGCGGCCAGGGCGTCTACGTGCGCCACCTCGCACGCGAGCTCGCCCGCCTCGGGCACAGCGTCGAGGTGATCGGCGCCCAGCCCTACCCCGTGCTCGACGAGGGCGTCCCGCTCACCGAGCTGCCGAGCCTGGACCTCTACCGGCAGCCCGACCCGTTCCGCACCCCGAAGCGGGGCGAGTACCGGGACTGGATCGACGCCGCCGAGGTCGCCACCATGTGGACCGGCGGATTCCCCGAACCGCTCACCTTCAGCCTGCGCGCCAGACGCCATCTCGTCGCCAGGAGCGGCGAGTTCGACGTCATCCACGACAACCAGACGCTCGGCTACGGGCTCCTCGCCGATCTCGGCGCCCCCCTCGTCACCACGATCCACCACCCCATCACCGTCGATCGCAAGCTCGACCTGGACGCCGCCCCGACCCGCCGCCGCCGCGCCTCCGTGCGCCGCTGGTACGCCTTCACTCGGATGCAGAAGCGGGTCGCGCGCAGGCTGCCGTCCGTGCTCACCGTCTCCGGCTCCTCCAAGCAGGAGATCGTCGAGCACCTCGGCGTGGAGCCCGGCCGCGTCCACGTCGTGCACATCGGCGCCGACACCGACCTGTGGTCGCCCGATCCCGCCGTCCCCGAGGTCGAGGGCCGGATCGTCACCACCTCCAGCGCCGACGTCCCGCTCAAGGGCCTCGTCCACCTCGTCGAGGCGCTCGCCAAGCTCCGTACCGAGAACCCCGAGGCGCACCTCGTGGTCGTCGGCCGGCGGGCCGAGGACGGACCCGTCGCGCAGGCCATCGAACGTCACGGACTCGGGGACGCGGTCGAGTTCGTCAAGGGCATCAGCGACGCCGAACTCGTCGACCTGGTGCGCGGCGCCCAGATCGCCTGCGTCCCCTCGCTGTACGAGGGCTTCTCGCTGCCCGCCGCCGAGGCCATGGCCACCGGCACCCCGCTCGTCGCGACCACCGGCGGCGCGATCCCCGAGGTCGCCGGCCCGGACGGCGAGACCTGTCTGGCGGTCCCGCCCGCCGACGCCGGGGCGCTGGCCGACGCGCTCGGCCGGCTGCTCCGCGATCCCGCGCTGCGCGAGCGGCTCGGGGCGGCGGGCCGCGCCCGGGTCCTCGCCCGGTTCACCTGGAAGCAGGCGGCGATCGGCACCGCCGCGCTCTACCGTGAGGCCATCGCCGCCCGCGCCGCCGCCGGGCCCGACGGCCGCCGCTGA
- a CDS encoding class I SAM-dependent methyltransferase — protein MLTVDFTRFPLAAGDRVLDLGCGAGRHAFECYRRGAQVVALDQNGEEIREVAKWFAAMKEEGEAPEGATATAMEGDALNLPFPDESFDVVIISEVMEHIPDDKGVLAEMVRVLRPGGRIAVTVPRYGPEKVCWTLSDAYHEVEGGHIRIYKADELLGKMRGAGLKPYGTHHAHALHSPYWWLKCAFGVDNDKALPVRAYHKLLVWDIMKKPMATRVAEQLLNPVVGKSFVAYATKPHLPATAATDAPAQADDAAGAGA, from the coding sequence GTGCTGACCGTGGATTTCACCCGCTTCCCGCTCGCCGCAGGTGACCGAGTGCTCGACCTGGGGTGCGGCGCCGGACGCCACGCCTTCGAGTGCTACCGGCGCGGCGCCCAGGTGGTGGCACTCGACCAGAACGGCGAGGAGATCCGCGAGGTCGCGAAGTGGTTCGCCGCGATGAAGGAGGAGGGCGAGGCCCCGGAGGGCGCCACCGCCACCGCGATGGAGGGCGACGCGCTCAACCTGCCGTTCCCCGACGAGTCCTTCGACGTCGTGATCATCTCCGAGGTGATGGAGCACATCCCCGACGACAAGGGCGTCCTCGCCGAGATGGTCCGGGTGCTCAGGCCCGGCGGACGGATCGCCGTCACGGTGCCGCGCTACGGACCCGAGAAGGTCTGCTGGACCCTCTCCGACGCCTACCACGAGGTCGAGGGCGGCCACATCCGCATCTACAAGGCCGACGAGCTGCTCGGCAAGATGCGCGGCGCCGGCCTCAAGCCGTACGGCACCCACCACGCCCACGCACTGCACTCGCCCTACTGGTGGCTCAAGTGCGCCTTCGGTGTCGACAACGACAAGGCACTGCCGGTGCGGGCGTACCACAAGCTGCTGGTCTGGGACATCATGAAGAAGCCGATGGCGACCAGGGTCGCGGAGCAACTGCTCAACCCGGTCGTCGGCAAGAGCTTCGTCGCCTACGCGACCAAGCCGCACCTGCCCGCCACCGCGGCCACCGACGCCCCGGCGCAGGCCGACGACGCCGCCGGGGCCGGGGCGTGA